One genomic window of Anthonomus grandis grandis chromosome 3, icAntGran1.3, whole genome shotgun sequence includes the following:
- the LOC126734258 gene encoding Bardet-Biedl syndrome 5 protein homolog, which yields MALMWEDKEVSFDVPYSEMRLRLGEKVIDRIESIEDTKGNAGDRGRLIITNLRLLWHSMTSPRVNLSIGLNCLLSISTRIVNSKIKGTTEALHLLTLSSGTRYEFIFTSLIQGNSRLFTSVVGVHKAYNSSKLYRELKLRGGVVHNKQLKILPLEQVISSVHGVWNLSSDQGSLGTFIVSNVRFVWFADINEGFNVSLPYLQIDSIRIRDSKFGRALVVKSTERSGNFVLGFKVDPEEKLTTLYKELTSLHTVYLNNPLYGVEYKWNLKSNDVEQKSDLLEDLEVIEDPKNEIGNTLTAYLADEGHKKDRKPVYCKELGLAIESIKEGYTLKKLWEVIPSN from the exons atggctttaatgTGGGAAGATAAAGAAGTAAGTTTTGATGTACCTTATTC CGAAATGCGCCTAAGGTTAGGCGAAAAAGTTATCGACCGAATTGAAAGCATCGAAGACACCAAAGGGAATGCTGGTGATAGAGGAAGACTCATTATCACAAACCTTAGGTTGTTATGGCACTCCATGACAAGTCCTAGAGTAAACTTAT CTATTGGACTAAACTGTCTTTTATCTATTAGTACAAGAATCGTTAACTCG AAAATTAAAGGTACCACTGAGGCCCTACATTTACTCACACTTTCAAGTGGTACAAGATATGAATTTATTTTCACCAGTCTTATACAAGGAAATAGTAGATTGTTTACCTCAGTTGTGGGAGTTCATAA AGCTTATAACTCTTCAAAACTCTACAGGGAACTTAAATTGCGTGGTGGGGTGGTACACAACAAACAACTAAAGATATTACCTTTAGAGCAAGTTATATCCAGCGTGCATGGTGTGTGGAACCTCTCTAGTGACCAGGGTAGCCTGGGCACTTTTATTGTCAGCAATGTTAGGTTCGTCTGGTTTGCGGATATTAATGAGGGTTTTAACGTTTCCTTGCCTTATCTACAAATTGATTCA ATTCGTATTAGGGACTCAAAATTTGGAAGAGCTTTGGTCGTCAAAAGTACGGAACGTAGTGGAAATTTTGTATTAGGGTTCAAAGTGGATCCGGAGGAAAAATTGACCACTCTGTATAAGGAACTCACCTCTTTACATACTGTTTATTTGAATAATCCTCTGTATGGTGTGGAGTATAAGTGGAACTTAAAAAGTAATGATGTGGAGCAAAAAAGTGATCTTTTAGAAGACTTAGAG GTTATAGAAGATCCTAAAAACGAAATTGGCAATACTTTAACGGCCTATCTGGCAGACGAGGGACATAAAAAGGACAGAAAACCAGTATATTGTAAGGAGCTGGGCTTAGCTATTGAATCAATTAAAGAAGGATACACTTTGAAGAAGTTATGGGAAGTTATACCCtcaaattaa
- the LOC126734004 gene encoding 39S ribosomal protein L32, mitochondrial: MSLSTFVSRVNCAFRNFERALFGALTGRYPPGEYGVCLDYALDSPEINNKNTKNKSILEEILGDGFLYAVPKHRRTIEKRLKRKFGHPDYHLKILLPRKDLVSCNTCGDDHEAGVLCPTCYKKVIEETKAMQEAIQSELKLEPVEQEVVVMYAGEKDNHPEEFWKGKRIVELEKPRPQWFSDNLLQKSTQKGSDSKDVKPSQLG, translated from the exons ATGTCTTTAAGTACCTTCGTTTCTCGAGTGAACTGCGCCTTCAGGAATTTCGAAAGGGCTTTATTTGGGGCCCTCACTGGCAGATATCCTCCAG GAGAATATGGGGTTTGTTTGGATTATGCATTAGATTCCCCcgaaattaataacaaaaatactaaaaataaaagcatCTTGGAAGAAATCTTAGGCGATGGGTTCCTTTATGCAGTACCAAAACACAGGAGGACCATAGAAAAGAGGCTAAAAAGGAAATTTGGACATCCCGACTATCACTTGAAAATTTTGCTACCTAGGAAGGATTTGGTGTCTTGTAACACTTGTGGGGATGATCATGAAGCTGGAGTGTTATGTC cAACATGCTATAAAAAAGTCATCGAGGAGACCAAAGCGATGCAAGAAGCCATTCAAAGTGAATTGAAATTAGAGCCAGTAGAGCAGGAAGTGGTTGTAATGTATGCAGGTGAGAAGGACAATCATCCTGAAGAGTTTTGGAAGGGCAAAAGGATAGTTGAGTTAGAAAAGCCTCGCCCACAGTGGTTCAGTGATAATTTGTTGCAAAAAAGTACTCAAAAGGGGTCTGATTCGAAAGATGTTAAACCATCACAGCTTGGTTAA